In the genome of Desulfomonilaceae bacterium, the window GACTTTACCAGTGGACATTGTAACTGATATCTTTTCCGCGGAAGCTACTACGTGCGCGTTGGTCACAATATGGCCTTTATTATCACAAAAAAAACCACTACCCAGGCTATCACTGATAGCCGCATCGCTGGTACCATCGACCCCCTTGAAATCAGAATTTCTATTCTTGATCGGCTCAAGTCCATCAAACAGGCGTTTAGGGTTTTCGCTTCGTTCAACCGTGATAGATACAACAGAAGGCCCAAGCTTCTTTATAAGATCTACCAGGTCAGGACATCCATTCTGGACGCTTGTTTGTCCTGTAGAATTCTGGGCCGAGCAGCAAGATGCGGAGACAAGGCAGAAAACAAGAATGGTGGAGGAAATAGCTACCATGTCGAATAACCGAGCCAGAATACTCCCGCCCAAAGTCAGCCGCTTAAATGATGTCTCTGGTGGAACAGTCATCAACTGAAAGACAGCGCTCCTCGTGCATAATCAGGAAAAAATCTATCGCTGAACCCTACAGGCCGACTCTTATCACAATTTTTCCAGAAAATTAACTAACTAACGAGTAATAATGATCTGATTATTTTAGCCGCGGTGATGGAACTCAATTCCGATTTGTCAATTTCGGGCATCAATTCAACAACGTCCACACCGATTAGATCAATATTGACAAGAAATGCCAGAAAACGCTCCATGAGGCTGTAATGCCATCCCCCAGCTTCGGGGTTTCCAACACCTGGAAAGCAGGATGGATCCAGAATATCCAGGTCAAGAGTCAGATATACAGGCCTCCCTCCGATTCCGGCAAGGAGCGTCTTCTCGTGACCAGGACGGAAGCTTCGCAGAGCCCCGTGATTTCTGATCCACGCGAACTCTTCGCGAGTCCCTGACCTTATTCCTAGCTGTATAAGGTTTTCGTGGCCGACAATTTCCACTACACGTCTCACGACGGTCGAGTGGTTAATCCGGGCGCCCTCATAAGAATCCCTGAGATCAGAGTGAGCGTCAAGATGTAAAACGAGAAATTCGTCGTGACGTTTTTTCAGCGCTTCAATTATGGGCAGCGTAACTGTATGTTCCCCTCCTATGCAGAGAGGAATACCCCCAAGTTGAAGGATTTCAGATACTCTGGTTCGGATCTCTGTCAACTTTTCCGACATGGACAAGCCTTTCAACTCAAGGTCACCCAAATCACAGAAAGGATAATCCGACAGATCTCGATCCAGATATGGACAGTAAGACTCAATGGAATCCGAAGACAATCGGATCATTTCAGGAGCCTGATCAGAACCACTTCGATATGTTGAAGTGATGTCCAGAGGCACTCCAAGTATCGCAGGTCTGCCTCTAATTACTTCCCGGGAATGGCAATTGAGAAAAGTTAACTCCGCCATGTTATGAACATCTCGTTTTTCAGCGACCTATCAGCTCTCGCACAAAGTTGGGTAAAACAAAGGCTGCCTCGTGAATTCGCCTGCTGTAAAAATTTAGAGCTTTCAATTCCTCGTCAGATAGTCCGGCGCATGGCCTGGACAAATCCATAGGCTCGGCGGAGCACATTGTGAACGACCATAGAGCGCCCGGATAACTTGGAATGACGCAGAGGTACGGGATGGCGGAATCGATCCCAAAAACTGATCCCAGGTTCTTCACAGTGTCAGCAAAGATTGTCGACATGAACAGAGGGCTTTCTGTTTGAAACGCCGCTACCCCACCTTCTTTTAGAGCTTTCTTGACGGACCGATAAAAGTCGAGTTCATACAAAGCCTTGCCAGGGCCTACCGGGTCGGTCGAATCAACAAGAATGACATCAAATTCTTCCTGGAACGTCTTCACATACGCCGCTCCGTCCAGACAGACTACCTTGACTCTGGAATCAGACAGACCGCTCGAAATCTCAGGGAAGAATTTCTTGCATGTGGAAACAACTTCGGCGTCTATCTCGCACAACGTTATTGATTTCAGAGTTGGATATTTTACCAACTCCGTGATTGCGCCGCCGTCTCCACCGCCTATAACCAATGCTGTCTCCGGATGAGAGATCATTGACATGGACGGATGGGTAAGCATTTCGTGATAGACAAAAGCGTCCTTGTCGGTGACCATGAAGCAACCATCGAGAGAAAGGACTCGCCCCATGACCGGCGTTTGATAAACCTCTATTTTCTGAAATTCGCTTTTCGTTTCAAACAGCTTTTTCGAAAAACGGACAGAAAAAGCGGTATTATTCTCATAAGCCTCAGTAAACCATTCTTTTTCGTTCAGGGACATAACACCACCGCCGCAAATACCGCGCCTACTCTAGTCACTTTGAGCGAAGTGGAAATGCTCTTTATTTCTCGAATTTTTCTCTTACGAATGACTTCCATACCTTCTTTTACCATTTTTCTCGCAATAGCTTCGCAACTTTCCGAGTCACCATCATGGGAAAATTCCATTATCAGTCCAGCCTCAAGCGGATCTTCGGGGATCCCTACCGCTACCGCGGCTGAAATTACGATGTCCTGAAAGTCCGAGGATCTGTCACCGTAGGCCAAGGGGACAAAAGATCCCTTTTGCAAAGGTATCCTTTGGATCTCTTTTACTCCTGGGGGCAAGATACTGCTCATTTTTATTAAATTGGTATCTCCTACTCCAGCGTCCAACAGCGCAGCGTCAAAGGCGTTCAACTCCCTGGAGGCTTCACCGCTTCCTGCAGTAAGGAAAAACGACGTCGGCATAGCGCCAAACATTATATTTTCTCCCAAATCCAAAAATAATCGCACAACATAAAATATTAGCGGTGATAACGCAACATCAAAAAAAGCATGGGTTAACGGAGATTATGGAAGGTCTTTATCTTTTTCAAGTTCGCTAGAAGCGCCTGGGACGCCGCATTCTCGCAATATTTCCTCTTTTGTCTTGTCTAGTTCCTCTCTTATGGCTTCTCTTGCCCCGTGCAGGAACATTTCATTTTTGGACAACCTCGCCTCAATTACCTGAACTTTCGGCATAAGAAAGAACGCCCCATATAGAATCACCCCTATTAACGCAACCAAATTGAAAATCTGAAATATCCAAATTCCAACTATACTCCATCCGGTTTTGCTTTCCTGTTCCCTTGATTGAGTGGTCTTCTGGGATGATGTCCCCGCAGCTTCAATTTTTTGCGGCTCCAGTGCTGAGGAGGTTGATCCGGGAGTTTTGGCCGCGGCCTTAAGATCCTGCTCCTGAACCGCGGATGATTTGGATGACACTGGGCTTGTTCCAGTTTCACCAACCGAAGTCTTTATTGGGATTTTTATAGTTTCACGAACCTTGTCACCCTGATAAATTTTTACCTGTATCTGTTTTCCGTTTAGGTTCGAAAGTCGCGCGAGGTCAGGATCAGGTATCAGCACAACAAAGACCCCGGAATCCGCGGTGACTTTGAATTTATCCCATATTTCCCTGGGGACCTTGGTCTGTTCAGGTTTTCTGACAATTTGAGAATAAAGAAGATCTTTCTCAGGAATCTCTACACCTAGAGTCTGATCTAGACCGGACCTGTTGTCGATGTTAATTATCTCACCTTTCTTGATGTTATTATCGTTGAAGGTTATGGAGGTCTTGTCTATATTGATGGAGATGTCCCGTCCTGATCCCATTTTCACAGCGTTATCCGACTCTGATGGACCCTCCTGAGGAACCAGTAGCTGCTGATCAACATACATCGAAAAGAGGTCGGAAAAGTTTTTGCCAGAGAAAAGGTTTCGAGCGCTTTTATCGACCAGCTTGAGTCCTATGGATCTGGTTACCGCTTCTTCAAATTTCAGTTTATTGGGATCATATGTTGGACCAGCAAACGGGACAGGCTTTGTCGGACGATTATCCGAGGCTATCCATTCGATGTTTACCAGATTGATATTTCTTATGAGGGCCGGACTTTTTCTATTGAGTATGAGCGCAAATGATTTGAACTTTTCGTGAGGATCAACCTTCATTATAAGAACTTCTTTTTTCCCCATTTCCACTGAGACTTTTGGGGTAAATCCTCCCTTTGAATCCTTGATTCCGTATGTCGTGGCGAAGCTCAGCTCTGGAATAAACGCGAAGCACGCGCCAAACGATATTATAATTGCCAAATATCTTATTATTTTAAAGCACATATCATATTTTCCTCAAGCTTTTATTTCGTTTGGCGCGTCGCTAATTCGACAAAAATAGAAGCTTTTCTAGTGGTTGGCGATTTTATCAGGCGACATAAAGAAAATCAATGAATAAGTTTGAACCTGCGACGCATATTCTTTTATAATAAGGTTTTTGCGTACGATGCACTACATGCGCCGACTACTCCTAAGAGGTTTTTCCCGATGAAACCGCCATTTGAGTTTGTTTCCAAAAAATCTGCAGATATAAACCCTTTTCTGGTGATGGATGTTCTGGAAAAAGCGATGGAAATGTCCAAGCACGGAGAGGATGTTATTCACTTGGAGGTTGGGGAACCGGATTTCGATACTCCGTCCAATATTTTGAAGGCTGGCATCGAGGCGCTGAAAAAAGGAAGAACTCATTACACTTCCAGTGTTGGAATCCCAGAACTCCGATGGGCGGTATCCAGTTATCATAAGCGGCTTTACGATGTGGATGTCGACCCGGATAACGTTATTGTAACTTCAGGGTCTTCTCCGGCGATATTTTTGACACTCGCTTCCATTCTGGACCCTGGTGATGAAATCATTCTTTCAGACCCTCATTACGCGTGCTATCCCAATTTCGTAAATTTTCTTGGGGCGGTCCCCATATTTGTCCACATACACGCTGAAGACGGATTTGAACTAGACCCTGACTCGGTGAAAAGCGCAGTGACAAAACGAACCAAGGCAATCTTGATCAACTCGCCTTCAAACCCTACCGGAACCCTGATAAAACCGGATAACATGAAAGAACTGGCCAACGTGGGCGTTCCGATCATATCCGACGAAATTTACCATGGGCTTGTTTATGAAGGTCAAGAGCATTCCATACTGGAATTTACCGACAATGCGTTCGTGGTGAACGGCTTTTCCAAACTTTTCGCCATGACGGGTTGGCGTCTCGGATACGCCGTCAGTCCCCCACAATGTGTTCGCCCAATACAGAAAATGAGCCAGAATTTTTTTATTAGCGCGGCTGATTTTGTTCAGTACGCGGGAGTAGAAGCGCTCACCAGCTCTTCCGATCAAACGTTGGAAATGAAACGAACCTTCAATGAACGCCGAATTGCCATGCTCAAAGGATTACGCGAGATCGGGTTTGAAATAAAGCACGATCCGGTGGGCGCATTCTACATCTTGTGTGATGCTCGCAAGTTCTGTTCTAATTCTTACGAGTTTGCCTTTGATATACTTCGTGAAGCTCATGTGGGGGTTGCGCCGGGAATAGATTTCGGAGCCAATGCCGAAGGATTTTTACGGTTTTCGTATACTAATTCCATGGAAAACATACTTGAGGGGCTCAATCGAATTCATGATTATTTTCAAAGGCGGTTCAGATTTTGATCTCAAACATTTTGCGAACTGATAGCTCAAAGGGCATTTAATGAGTTCCAGATCACGTGAACGAAAAATCTTCATAACTCGTCATGAACTTTTTCCGGACACGATCAGGTTTTCACCAGACAACATTCATTACCTGCAAAATGTTCTCCGCCTCAAGACTGGGAATACCGTAACGGTTCTGGATGGTTTTCGCAGTTACAACGTAATCCTGGAGCGAAGCGCTGAAGGGAAACTGATTGGCGCTATCGTGGACTCTTGCGGAGAAGGGCCAAGTCTTCCAGTAAGAGTCGAGTTGGCGTTTGGGTGCGTTAGGCCAGGGCCGACAGAGGAGATTTTAAGACATTGCACGGAACTAGGAGTTGAATCGTTTTTCCCTCTATTATTAGAACGTTCTAGCCGACGCCCACAGTCGACGAGGACCCGATGGCTCAAAATCGCTTCTTCGGCTTGCGCTCAATCAGGACGAACGAAAATGCCTGAAATTAATGAACCGACGGGGCTTACGCAGTTTCTGGGAAAAGTTAAGCCGGATTCGTGTTTGATCTGTCTGGTCAACAAGCTTGAAGCGGCGCCTCTCGGCATGGTCCTGGATACTTTTGCCCCTAAGAGCGCCATTATACTGGTAGGGCCGGAGGGAGGGATCACTGACGAGGAAGAATCCCTGCTCACTGGAGTTGGCAGTTCGTTTGCGTCCTTGGGTCCTTTCATCCTCAGAACTGAGACAGCAGCGATACTCGGAGCAGGTTCGGTCATGAGTTGGGCATTTTTTAGAACAAATCCCTCAGGACCAATCGCTGGGGAATGAGAAGAAGCCTCCAAAATGACACATTCGGTTTTTCTCAATTCGTTGACCGCTGTCAATCTGCATGCTATTTTTACAAAAAGAGAATATTATAGAATTATTAACGGGTCTGTTAATGATTCGATCGAGTGAATTCTAAGGCCCACGAATTTTCTGTCGAGGTAGTGGATGGCGACTAGGGACGTTGATAGTGTAATTGATTTATGGCAATTTTCGCCAAAGCTCATCCATACATCACTGCCTTCTTTTCCTGACACTGTGACAATTTCCAATGCGATCCCAGGTGTTTCCAGCGCTCTAAACAAATTTGGAAAGGTTGGATTCGGTCCCTGGATAGCTTTCACACTTGAACACCCCGACGAGATTTGGGATCTTGTAAGCCCTTCAGAAGACATTGACCATAAAATGTTACTGTACTTCAGTTTCTTTGGAGACACGGATAAAGTCCCGGCGTTTTGTGTTGAGGTCAATTGGCTCGAAGAAGGCTTGGAGGTCAATAATTTCGTCCTGGTCACCGAATTGGATAAGCTGGAACGCCTTCGGTCAGGAAATCTGGTCTTTAGCGCTCGCAAAGAGTGGGAACGCGAAAAGCTGGTCCGAAGCCTCAATGACGCCGCTCTTACAAAATATGACGAGGATCGTCTCGATGAAGCCCACGAACTGATTAATCAGGCTATTCATCTGAGTAACGTGGGACGAGCTTATTTATTCAATAATCGTGGCCTCATCCGCTGGAAACTTGGCCTGGTTGATCAGGCCAAACAGGATTTTGTTTCGTCTATTAATTTGGATGATGAAAATGGAGATCCCTATTTCAATTTAGGCTTAATCTATTTGGATGAATCCGATTCCGACAAAGCGCTTCATTATCTGGCCAAGGCCGCTGATATTGACCCTGAAGATTCCCAGTTCCTGACTGAATTAGGCCATCTGTATCTTGAAATGGACAGAGAAAAAGACGCCCTGGTTCTTTTTAAAAAGACCCTCAACAAGGATACTGATGACGCTCAGGTTTATTTCCATTTGGGTCATTATTTCCTGTATAAAAAGCGTCAACCACGAAGCGCCGTAAAATATTACAACCTGGGTTTGAGAACGGAACCGTCCGATCAGTTTGCCCTGGCTGATTACGCAGTGGCTCACCTCATTCTGGGGAATAGGAAAAGAACCTTAGAACTTCGTAAAATTATCGAGAGTTCCACCGATTTAGCTCCCTATACGGTTAGTCGCCTTGTTTACCTGAATTTACAAATGGGCTACTATGATGACGCCCTAAAGTATTATGAACAGGCACTGGTTGACAAGGAACCGTTTGAACCCGAGTGGCTCCATTACAACGCGGCCCTTATATATGCCAGCACTGGAAGGTACAAACAGGCATTGGCGGTTTTGGATCTGGCTGTTCAGGCTGGGGGAGCGGCCGTAATTGAAAAGGCTCTTTCGGATGGGGCCCTTCAAAGGCTTAAAAAAACACCTTTGTTTCGAAAACTTGTCAGAATGTCCAATAGAAGGCAGGACCGATAAAACCTGTTTTCTGCTATAATTATACGGTTATGTGGTCTATCGTGAACTTATTCGAAATTGTCCTGTTTTCAGGATGTCGGATACCTTCCTTGCTGGATTCTGTTTTCGAATCATCTCATAATCATGGCTTAGACATTTTCAGATCAAATCCCGCAATTTGTTTTGACTAGCGGATTCATAGCTTTCTTCACAGAGTCTCAGGAGGCTTCATGGACGGATATCAGAACAGGCAGGACCAGAATAGTCCATTCGGAGAGTTTCAGCGTAACTTTGACGATTACAGGCGCAAGCTGAATCAATTCATGAAGGGCTGGGGATTCTGGGCAATGTGTGGAATCCTGCTGATCATGTACATCTGTTCGGGCTTTTATGTTGTGGGACCCGGAGAAAAGGCCGTCGTTCTTCTTTTTGGAAAAGAATATTCCATATCAGACCCGGGCCTTCGTTATAGACTCCCTAAACCTTTTATGAATCAAATCGTAGTAGATGTTACCAAAGTCAGACGAGCGGAAATAGGCTTTCGTAGCGATGGATCTAGAACCCGTTCGGTTCCGGCCGAATCGCTAATGCTGACTGGGGACGAAAACATAGTAGATGTTCAACTATTCGTCCAATACATGGTGCAAGATCCCGTCAAATTTCTTTTTGGAGCTGATGCGCCCGAAAACACCCTTCGAGCTTCCGCCGAAGTAGCCCTTAGAGGAATAGTAGGCGAAAACACCATCGATTATACAATGACAAAGGGTAGAATGGAGATCCAGCAGAAGGTGCAGTTATACCTGCAAAAACTTTTGGACAATTACAATACCGGTTTACTTATTACCCAGGCTCGACTGTTGGTAGTGGACCCGCCATCTCAAGTTCAGGAAGCGTTTCATGACGTTGTGAGGGCTTGGGAAGATCGGGAACGACTTATAAAGGAAGCCGACGGCTACTCGGAAGATGTGATCCCCAAGGCAAGAGGTCATGCTCAACAGGAGATAAGACAGGCTGAGGCGTTTAAAGCTGAGCGGGTAATTAGGGCCCAGGGTGACGCCCAACGTTTCTCTCTGGTTGAATCAGCCTATTCGAAAGCTCCCGGAGTAACAAGGGAAAGATTATACCTCGAAGCCGTCGAAAAAGTTTTTTCGTCAGCTAGAAAGCTGGTAACCCAAAGTTCGGACTCCAAGGTCATGCCGCTTCTCAACCTCTCTGACGCCTATGGACTTCTTACAGCCCCACCCATCGACAAACAGAATTCCACAAATGATCAATCCAAGAAGGGACAGTGAGAATCATGCTTAAATATGTTTTGGCGCTATTCGTTGTAGCTCTGATAGCCCTTCAATCGCTATTTGTGATTCAGGAATGGGAACAGGGACTAGTCCTGGAATTCGGCAAACCTGTGAGAATAATTCGTGATCCGGGGTTGT includes:
- the speB gene encoding agmatinase, which produces MAELTFLNCHSREVIRGRPAILGVPLDITSTYRSGSDQAPEMIRLSSDSIESYCPYLDRDLSDYPFCDLGDLELKGLSMSEKLTEIRTRVSEILQLGGIPLCIGGEHTVTLPIIEALKKRHDEFLVLHLDAHSDLRDSYEGARINHSTVVRRVVEIVGHENLIQLGIRSGTREEFAWIRNHGALRSFRPGHEKTLLAGIGGRPVYLTLDLDILDPSCFPGVGNPEAGGWHYSLMERFLAFLVNIDLIGVDVVELMPEIDKSELSSITAAKIIRSLLLVS
- the speE gene encoding polyamine aminopropyltransferase; the protein is MSLNEKEWFTEAYENNTAFSVRFSKKLFETKSEFQKIEVYQTPVMGRVLSLDGCFMVTDKDAFVYHEMLTHPSMSMISHPETALVIGGGDGGAITELVKYPTLKSITLCEIDAEVVSTCKKFFPEISSGLSDSRVKVVCLDGAAYVKTFQEEFDVILVDSTDPVGPGKALYELDFYRSVKKALKEGGVAAFQTESPLFMSTIFADTVKNLGSVFGIDSAIPYLCVIPSYPGALWSFTMCSAEPMDLSRPCAGLSDEELKALNFYSRRIHEAAFVLPNFVRELIGR
- a CDS encoding arginine decarboxylase, pyruvoyl-dependent, encoding MFGAMPTSFFLTAGSGEASRELNAFDAALLDAGVGDTNLIKMSSILPPGVKEIQRIPLQKGSFVPLAYGDRSSDFQDIVISAAVAVGIPEDPLEAGLIMEFSHDGDSESCEAIARKMVKEGMEVIRKRKIREIKSISTSLKVTRVGAVFAAVVLCP
- a CDS encoding pyridoxal phosphate-dependent aminotransferase; protein product: MKPPFEFVSKKSADINPFLVMDVLEKAMEMSKHGEDVIHLEVGEPDFDTPSNILKAGIEALKKGRTHYTSSVGIPELRWAVSSYHKRLYDVDVDPDNVIVTSGSSPAIFLTLASILDPGDEIILSDPHYACYPNFVNFLGAVPIFVHIHAEDGFELDPDSVKSAVTKRTKAILINSPSNPTGTLIKPDNMKELANVGVPIISDEIYHGLVYEGQEHSILEFTDNAFVVNGFSKLFAMTGWRLGYAVSPPQCVRPIQKMSQNFFISAADFVQYAGVEALTSSSDQTLEMKRTFNERRIAMLKGLREIGFEIKHDPVGAFYILCDARKFCSNSYEFAFDILREAHVGVAPGIDFGANAEGFLRFSYTNSMENILEGLNRIHDYFQRRFRF
- a CDS encoding RsmE family RNA methyltransferase; its protein translation is MSSRSRERKIFITRHELFPDTIRFSPDNIHYLQNVLRLKTGNTVTVLDGFRSYNVILERSAEGKLIGAIVDSCGEGPSLPVRVELAFGCVRPGPTEEILRHCTELGVESFFPLLLERSSRRPQSTRTRWLKIASSACAQSGRTKMPEINEPTGLTQFLGKVKPDSCLICLVNKLEAAPLGMVLDTFAPKSAIILVGPEGGITDEEESLLTGVGSSFASLGPFILRTETAAILGAGSVMSWAFFRTNPSGPIAGE
- a CDS encoding tetratricopeptide repeat protein, yielding MATRDVDSVIDLWQFSPKLIHTSLPSFPDTVTISNAIPGVSSALNKFGKVGFGPWIAFTLEHPDEIWDLVSPSEDIDHKMLLYFSFFGDTDKVPAFCVEVNWLEEGLEVNNFVLVTELDKLERLRSGNLVFSARKEWEREKLVRSLNDAALTKYDEDRLDEAHELINQAIHLSNVGRAYLFNNRGLIRWKLGLVDQAKQDFVSSINLDDENGDPYFNLGLIYLDESDSDKALHYLAKAADIDPEDSQFLTELGHLYLEMDREKDALVLFKKTLNKDTDDAQVYFHLGHYFLYKKRQPRSAVKYYNLGLRTEPSDQFALADYAVAHLILGNRKRTLELRKIIESSTDLAPYTVSRLVYLNLQMGYYDDALKYYEQALVDKEPFEPEWLHYNAALIYASTGRYKQALAVLDLAVQAGGAAVIEKALSDGALQRLKKTPLFRKLVRMSNRRQDR
- the hflK gene encoding FtsH protease activity modulator HflK, with the protein product MDGYQNRQDQNSPFGEFQRNFDDYRRKLNQFMKGWGFWAMCGILLIMYICSGFYVVGPGEKAVVLLFGKEYSISDPGLRYRLPKPFMNQIVVDVTKVRRAEIGFRSDGSRTRSVPAESLMLTGDENIVDVQLFVQYMVQDPVKFLFGADAPENTLRASAEVALRGIVGENTIDYTMTKGRMEIQQKVQLYLQKLLDNYNTGLLITQARLLVVDPPSQVQEAFHDVVRAWEDRERLIKEADGYSEDVIPKARGHAQQEIRQAEAFKAERVIRAQGDAQRFSLVESAYSKAPGVTRERLYLEAVEKVFSSARKLVTQSSDSKVMPLLNLSDAYGLLTAPPIDKQNSTNDQSKKGQ